Proteins from a single region of Drosophila biarmipes strain raj3 chromosome 3R, RU_DBia_V1.1, whole genome shotgun sequence:
- the LOC108026337 gene encoding hamartin, with the protein MVIEIEKIIADLESNMTLENEEAKRKLVELLTQNKEQWVVQFMLDYFFKTGSQRILEVLVKAQAPHDGFIFDRLDDCLKQSQHRVQSLQVFCFIVRHHPTWLYKIEKHRLIKSVFKLLTHEKEIVPLMSALLCIITLLPIIPNSVPNFLNDLFEVFGHLASWKLQNSAKMPDEKLVHLQLGLQMLFHRLYGMYPCSFMAYLGEFIKRGNGGGIFQHTIKPLLDTVRLHPMLLTATPETEVNNTRWKEMEPHDVVMECANLSLPVLLPEASNEDGSYAYPITPGYSRMTSNTSTTDYSYQLRELQHSRNVYSRFDSSASGGELGAIWSPHNEIATTSSAIPLTPTTSFILPLQPAMNSQLMVGMTGSSPPEAAVEATPETTPLKDVREIKQPGRAVNSHAARAIFAVSQPSSPMRKDQQSQFSFPDVTREAEESSHSFLEVNRVTTFDRRLQQVMQDRHNVNASFPSSMPEINSELSLAGGSAYPAATQEVAAVCGECNETDRNLCSVGGLHMPTSRSMHQLAKKRRNRMASYSGHDSCADSRSSAAKKANWSVEAENPMRRTKSCSALATMRQQHLEENDDEADCPGQRQRSENGNTQKTGSRLQRSGRILAISAPKEPARSCAHASTQTVEGVDSAPAQYENWLIELLLECKEQRNNYERSLLYPQDFLDEYIKHAIKANETFDAEQGQLMCLQLGYESYRRSIHAERNRRLMGRSRDKRSLEMERDRLREQLKNFDAKNKDLASKMDQAMRLANERQNIHQEELGEMRAKYQHELEEKKCLRQANDDLQTRLTSEVARHKEMNYELESLRGQVFSLSTELQHTQQQADMGLQCKQELARLEAEFIIMGEVQVRCRDRLAEIDNFRARDEELQMLQESSQLELKELRHSLDEKTSQLESMKHKISDLQAQLANSEKAMTEQKRLLSTVKDEYEEKFKSVNKKYDVQKKIIMQMEEKLMMMMAQPQGIAGHNTCSPDTDRTDIASSIERNSPLSTSLASSESLSASLRSTELKNLQQLVDTPSMPEVLSSLAAGTQFEDVRLPVVDLASSASTASAINIVPHALDLPSTSGGIGHTLTHPHPHPHLHLQQQQQEQLQQEQLTTQFVKKN; encoded by the exons ATGGTGATAGAAATAGAGAAGATCATCGCCGACCTGGAGTCCAACATGACGCTGGAGAACGAGGAGGCCAAGCGCAAGCTGGTGGAGTTGCTAACCCAGA ACAAGGAGCAGTGGGTGGTGCAGTTCATGCTGGACTACTTCTTCAAAACCGGATCTCAGCGCATTCTGGAGGTGCTGGTCAAGGCCCAGGCGCCGCACGATGGCTTCATCTTTGACCGGCTGGACGACTGCCTGAAGCAGTCACAGCACCGGGTGCAGAGCCTGCAGGTGTTCTGCTTTATAGTGCGCCACCATCCCACCTGGCTGTACAAGATCGAGAAGCACCGGCTGATCAAGAGCGTGTTCAAGCTGCTGACG CATGAGAAGGAGATTGTGCCACTGATGAGCGCCCTGCTGTGCATAATCACCCTGTTGCCCATCATACCGAATTCCGTGCCCAACTTTTTGAACGATCTCTTTGAGGTCTTCGGGCATTTGGCCTCGTGGAAGCTGCAGAACAGCGCCAAAATGCCGGACGAGAAGCTGGTTCACCTGCAGTTGGGTCTGCAGATGCTGTTCCACCGCCTGTATGGCATGTATCCCTGCAGCTTCATGGCCTACTTGGGGGAGTTCATCAAGCGAGGCAACGGGGGCGGAATCTTCCAGCACACGATCAAGCCGCTTTTGGACACGGTGCGACTGCATCCCATGTTGCTGACGGCCACGCCAGAGACGGAGGTGAACAATACGCGCTGGAAGGAGATGGAGCCGCATGACGTAGTCATGGAGTGCGCCAACCTGTCGCTGCCCGTGCTTCTGCCCGAGGCCAGCAACGAAGATGGGAGCTATGCGTATCCCATAACCCCGGGATACAGTCGTATGACCTCGAACACCTCGACTACGGACTACAGCTATCAGCTGAGGGAGTTGCAGCATTCGAGAAACGTGTACTCCCGCTTCGATTCGTCCGCCTCGGGTGGGGAGCTGGGTGCCATCTGGAGTCCGCACAACGAGATCGCCACGACGAGTAGCGCCATACCGCTGACACCGACCACATCATTTATACTGCCACTCCAGCCGGCGATGAATTCCCAGCTGATGGTGGGCATGACGGGCTCCTCGCCGCCCGAAGCTGCTGTGGAGGCCACGCCGGAAACGACGCCGCTGAAGGATGTGAGGGAGATAAAGCAGCCAGGCCGTGCGGTGAATTCGCATGCCGCGAGAGCCATCTTTGCCGTGAGCCAGCCTTCTTCACCCATGCGCAAGGACCAGCAGAGTCAGTTCAGTTTCCCGGATGTTACTCGCGAGGCGGAGGAAAGCAGTCACTCCTTTCTGGAAGTCAACAGGGTGACGACCTTCGACCGGCGTCTGCAACAGGTCATGCAGGACAGGCACAACGTTAACGCATCTTTTCCCAGCAGCATGCCGGAAATCAATTCTGAATTGTCCCTAGCCGGTGGTTCCGCCTACCCAGCTGCCACCCAGGAGGTCGCTGCCGTTTGCGGCGAGTGCAATGAGACGGACAGAAATCTGTGCAGCGTGGGAGGACTCCATATGCCCACCAGCCGATCCATGCACCAGCTGGCCAAGAAGCGCCGCAATCGTATGGCCAGTTATAGTGGCCATGACAGCTGTGCGGACAGCAGGAGCTCAGCAGCCAAGAAGGCTAACTGGAGCGTGGAGGCGGAGAACCCGATGCGACGGACAAAATCCTGCTCAGCTTTAGCGACCATGCGTCAGCAACATTTGGAGGAGAACGACGACGAGGCCGATTGTCCGGGGCAGAGGCAGAGATCGGAGAATGGAAATACGCAAAAGACTGGCAGCCGCCTGCAGAGGAGCGGTCGGATTCTGGCCATTTCGGCGCCCAAGGAGCCGGCCAGAAGCTGCGCCCACGCCTCCACCCAGACGGTGGAAGGAGTGGATAGTGCTCCGGCGCAGTACGAGAATTGGCTGATTGAACTCCTGCTGGAGTGCAAGGAGCAGCGGAACAACTACGAGAGGAGCCTTCTATATCCACAGGATTTTCTGGACGAGTACATCAAGCATGCGATTAAGGCCAATGAGACCTTCGACGCCGAGCAAGGTCAACTTATGTGCCTGCAGCTAGGGTACGAAAGCTACCGGCGGTCCATCCACGCGGAGCGCAATCGACGGCTAATGGGACGAAGCAGGGACAAGCGCAGCCTGGAAATGGAGCGGGATCGGTTGAGGGAGCAGCTAAAAAACTTCGATGCGAAGAACAAGGATCTGGCCAGTAAGATGGATCAGGCTATGCGGTTGGCCAACGAGCGCCAGAACATCCACCAGGAGGAGCTGGGCGAGATGAGGGCCAAGTACCAACACGAGCTGGAGGAGAAGAAGTGCCTGCGGCAGGCCAACGACGACCTGCAGACGCGCCTCACCAGCGAGGTGGCCCGCCATAAGGAGATGAACTACGAACTGGAATCGCTGCGGGGACAGGTCTTCAGTCTGAGCACCGAGCTGCAGCACACCCAGCAGCAGGCGGACATGGGGCTGCAATGCAAGCAGGAGCTGGCGCGTCTGGAGGCCGAGTTCATCATCATGGGCGAGGTGCAGGTGCGGTGTCGCGACCGTCTGGCCGAGATCGATAACTTCAGGGCCCGCGACGAGGAACTGCAGATGCTGCAAGAGAGCAGCCAGCTAGAACTGAAGG aactgAGGCACAGTCTGGACGAGAAGACATCACAGCTGGAGAGCATGAAGCACAAGATCAGTGACCTGCAGGCCCAGCTGGCCAACAGCGAGAAGGCCATGACGGAGCAGAAACGACTTCTTAGCACGGTCAAGGATGAGTACGAGGAAAAGTTCAAG TCCGTGAACAAGAAGTATGACGTGCAGAAGAAGATTATCATGCAGATGGAGGAGaagctgatgatgatgatggcacAGCCGCAGGGGATTGCAGGTCACAACACCTGCTCCCCGGACACGGACAGAACTG ACATTGCTTCATCCATTGAGCGCAACTCACCGCTGTCCACTTCGCTGGCCTCCAGCGAAAGTCTATCAGCCAGTCTGCGCTCCACGGAGCTGAAGAACCTGCAACAGCTGGTGGACACACCCTCGATGCCGGAAGTGCTGAGCAGCCTGGCCGCTGGCACCCAGTTCGAGGATGTGCGTCTGCCGGTGGTGGATTTGGCCTCCTCGGCCAGCACCGCTAGTGCCATCAACATCGTGCCGCACGCCTTGGACCTGCCGTCGACCTCTGGCGGCATCGGTCACACGCTTACCCAcccacatccgcatccgcatcttcacctgcagcagcagcaacaggagcaactgcagcaggagcagctgaCGACGCAGTTTGTAAAAAAGAACTAG
- the LOC108026289 gene encoding glutamyl-tRNA(Gln) amidotransferase subunit B, mitochondrial, with the protein MYYTIIRGLATQPKLANVPKRKWKSVVGLEVHAQIASASKLFSGSGTAFGAPLNSSVAYFDASIPGTLPVLNRKCVESGIKTSLALGCRVNEVSMFDRKHYFYADLPNGYQITQQRAALANDGKMTFPVITPGKKVYYKTAKLLQLQLEQDSGKSLHDDYLKRSLVDLNRAGLPLMELVFAPDLETGEEAASLVKELMLILRRLQTCSCKMEEGALRVDANISIHQEGYPFGVRTEVKNIGSVRSISQAITYEINRQLETVANGGVITNETRNWDAENRRTVAMRDKEVLQDYRFMPEPNLPPLHVNLRPGSKSTEELLSVAALSEEIPELPEDTRQRLMEQYNLNAETAIILVNEPILLDYFTSISRSLPELPKKVIYNFLINDLLTYCNKLNLDVEDCSIKADDLKDILLSLHTEQINLQAARQLIELLHKNPETECSELIKLHNLQQICSPEEIENLCQQAINNQAKAVQQYQKGKAKALFAIVGEVAKLSSQKANMKLVVQCLEKMLKPTKK; encoded by the exons ATGTATTACACAATAATAAGAGGACTCGCCACGCAGCCCAAGTTGGCCAACGTTCCCAAGCG GAAATGGAAAAGCGTTGTGGGTTTGGAGGTGCACGCACAGATTGCCAGTGCATCTAAGCTTTTCTCCGGCAGTGGCACTGCCTTTGGAGCACCACTGAACTCCTCCGTGGCCTACTTTGATGCCTCCATACCGGGCACGTTGCCG GTGCTCAACCGAAAATGTGTGGAATCCGGCATCAAGACATCACTGGCCCTGGGCTGTCGGGTGAATGAGGTGTCCATGTTCGATCGCAAGCATTACTTCTATGCAGATTTGCCA AATGGCTACCAGATCACTCAGCAGCGGGCTGCCCTGGCCAATGATGGTAAAATGACTTTCCCAGTCATAACACCGGGGAAAAAGGTATACTACAAGACGGCTAAACTATTGCAGTTGCAATTGGAACAGGACAGTGGAAAATCCCTGCACGACGATTATCTTAAAAGAAGCTTAGTCGATCTCAACCGCGCTGGTCTGCCCCTGATGGAGTTGGTTTTCGCCCCAGATCTGGAAACTGGTGAAGAGGCAGCCTCGCTGGTCAAGGAACTAATGCTCATACTTAGGCGTCTTCAGACCTGCAGCTGTAAAATGGAAG AGGGAGCCCTGCGTGTGGATGCCAACATATCCATTCACCAAGAAGGTTACCCCTTCGGTGTACGCACTGAAGTCAAAAATATAGGCTCGGTTCGCAGCATTTCACAAGCAATTACTTATGAAATAAACAGACAATTGGAAACTGTGGCCAATGGTGGAGTCATCACAAATGAGACTCGCAACTGGGATGCAGAAAACCGGCGAACAGTGGCCATGCGCGACAAGGAGGTGCTGCAGGATTACAGATTCATGCCGGAGCCGAATCTACCACCTCTTCATGTCAACCTCAGGCCGGGCTCAAAGTCAACAGAGGAACTGCTTTCTGTGGCAGCGTTGAGCGAGGAAATTCCCGAGTTACCAGAGGACACCAGGCAACGTTTGATGGAGCAGTACAACCTTAATGCGGAAACTGCCATAATTTTAGTG AATGAACCCATTCTGCTGGATTATTTTACGAGCATCAGCCGCAGTTTACCAGAATTGCCAAAGAAAGTGATATACAACTTTCTTATCAACGATTTGCTGACCTACTGCAATAAATTAAACTTGGATGTGGAAGATTG CTCCATTAAAGCTGATGATTTAAAGGATATATTACTGAGTCTGCACACTGAGCAGATTAACCTTCAGGCAGCACGACAACTTATTGAACTACTCCACAAGAACCCCGAAACCGAATGTAGTGAG CTAATTAAACTACACAACCTGCAGCAGATCTGCAGCCCAGAAGAGATTGAGAACCTCTGCCAGCAGGCAATTAATAACCAGGCCAAGGCAGTGCAGCAATACCAAAAAGGAAAGGCCAAAGCCTTGTTCGCCATCGTGGGCGAAGTGGCCAAGCTGTCGTCCCAAAAGGCCAACATGAAGTTGGTAGTTCAGTGCCTCGAAAAAATGCTTAAACCCACCAAGAAGTAA
- the LOC108026288 gene encoding rootletin codes for MQAYRDNFKQTPCPSAVDLQAPGPAHPPATAARLPFSRSQRGRDPSASAASVTAAGALTPRMMSPGPPGGAGGGGDPSALLRQNQELRQRLADESHSYRRRLDTYKQAQHNQANLVSRLQSKIQQYRQRCSDLEDRMHETIKPTAGTVPKLTTGPTSSQVLCSTSLTLGQSSLPCSSSLDSPPPSCSRDYVHDDVLVTGGGGGAADLCRKLEEEHQRCEQILAQNSALRQQLEESNRTNEALTNDLQKLTNDWAGLRDELLIKEDEFKEEEQAFKDYYNSEHNRLLKMWREVVAVKRSFKEMQTAMKAEVAKMGQEINCVGKDISGSNATVAFAHQQAKRAADEELRQSQRSNDELQNQLATLKVQYESARHEIMERDQRLLELMNQLKKLEDRCAQAESQAALASRYSDEIERLNNSMREIAQAVVQDAEIADREADAEVTGGVMQHMHLTRDAASVAGGAGGGGGAGSTTGGGKSPRRNSTRASQAFAEGTISAVQAALHKYQLALHDMQVKFQNTSETLRTTKAQLETSEGTKQLLTTKMQQLTEKLDSSNSKLSELLQERESLQRGLDDVRSQKQQSEMGRADINSAFENLSGDYEKLQLNCGKLQKRIDSMEEDKKAVELEIQRILKDKNITELNLRSEEDRSSRLREETISLREELNRVSLNRDLLEQQRIESDNLINLLEKQKSDLEYDLDKLLLEKCDLQEKHEKLSNNSCSTSDELKSVQNCLQETQEERKKLRIQTADQSNEIGELKKELAVLDKARLELETDNLSAGEKLKCLQLEKEKILQDLACVTRDRGDIHNQLTAMCRKKEALNEELMRTRQRLEQTTETNSRLNRNLEEMVKDVEEKQVVIDLHEKDTHRLNELLAALRSEKESLESVLFDTNTSLEATEERRSQLERDLQEALVREESLKNHVARLQKDLEQCQRKAQETKTQLLNAARAAESDFNQKIANLQACAEDAAKRHGEEILQLRNALEKRMQQALQALQTAKDDEIEKLQERLATLQAHLESLVQQHEEALIRAESEKQQALLIAHRDKQAVAERLEAVSRDLKTEQESLDRSRREANARDEKQRAAIAQLKDEMVHMRTKEEEHKIKLEECIRKQELQLNSIREERDTLCRVSEELKMEIRLKEDKMESTNNELQDALRKTKEGEGFIDSLRKELTDCRRQLADSNIERDKYSGSNKELRDHVKRVESAKREQARAIEEALQKISNLEDTKNSLENERTRLSTILKETENHFTKTTQDLNATKAQLQKAQVEFAQKDEGGKELQCKLVAEVELKERAQQELCQIKKQLSDLEANLCATRQELGRARCQNNQEEHRFHAREQELAQRLEEGRGREKRLEDQKHNLEVCLADATQQIQELKARLGGAEGRIRALDEQLSCVELHKRDTEQKLSSVVHTLRRIAGIQVDGSVNLSHRLLSPSRRFSPSRSCGDYDNRSTSQCPDGPIDVDPDLVRKGVRNLMHQVAQLEREKDDYKSQLGAAKKQLQDAAEQQLKCDAKLGKLQAMLRNLQEEKSNLETDRKMKISAIQALEKKLKHRNDECQMLRERLAQTEMQLAATSEENGQNEERLEKSRQQCAKLDNEKRQLQEELAKVEGRASKLDLQRVAMEGDLTRLQMALQEKDCSIRQMAERLENQNRAMTQLEDRCTALKSTVDQLKERLQKSAVTETQLRGELKTLQKELSEQGHCSQANEDKLKLVQKSLQTAENEKRILTERLDSAQTNLNELRRSQQAQLDGNQRLQEQVTDLEVQRSALESQLRIAKWNQESGGDKGLTNGNGGGNGEEELSRQLKSSQREKSELRSKLQTLQDKVKQLECDRKSKFSGGNAYDRAEKSNSYYGGANDSGEFDSNRYDEGRGNAGTGGGGSFNCGLDHSVIEQETRDLRLKVRRLETLLAEKESELARCKARMNDSAKCADGLDGDRYRSAQMHAEKLLDAREQSHRQQVLRLENQISMLREQLAQEAKRRQQYILRSSKANREMQHLRSTLGDSLRNVSQHPVDAHLLESESRRLDSAVSMSLPPSSCRDYDRD; via the exons ATGCAGGCGTATCGCGATAACTTCAAGCAAACGCCCTGCCCATCGGCCGTCGACCTTCAGGCGCCGGGACCAGCCCACCCACCGGCCACCGCCGCCCGGCTGCCCTTCTCGCGCAGTCAGCGTGGGCGTGACCCCTCGGCCAGTGCCGCCTCCGTGACCGCCGCCGGCGCCCTTACGCCCAGGATGATGAGCCCGGGGCCGCCTGGCGGAGCGGGCGGCGGGGGAGATCCCTCGGCCCTGCTGCGTCAGAACCAGGAGCTGCGCCAGCGGCTGGCCGACGAGTCGCACAGCTATCGCCGCCGCCTGGACACCTACAAGCAGGCGCAGCACAACCAGGCCAACCTGGTCAGCCGGCTGCAGTCGAAGATCCAGCAGTATCGCCAGCGGTGCAGCGACCTCGAGGACCGCATGCACGAGACCATCAAGCCCACGGCGGGAACGGTACCCAAGTTGACCACGGGTCCGACCTCCAGTCAGGTGCTG TGCTCCACTTCCCTGACCCTGGGCCAGAGCAGTTTGCCCTGCAGCTCCTCGCTGGACTCGCCGCCGCCCAGCTGCAGTCGCGACTACGTGCACGACGATGTCCTGGTCaccggaggaggcggtggagcAGCTGATCTGTGCCGCAAACTggaggaggagcaccagcGCTGCGAGCAGATCCTGGCCCAGAACAGTGCCCTCCggcagcagctggaggagtCGAATCGCACCAACGAGGCGCTGACCAACGACCTGCAGAAGCTGACCAACGACTGGGCCGGCCTGCGGGATGAGCTGCTGATCAAGGAGGACGAGTtcaaggaggaggagcaggcctTCAAGGACTACTACAACAGCGAGCACAACCGCCTGCTGAAGATGTGGCGCGAGGTGGTGGCCGTCAAGCGATCCTTCAAGGAAATGCAGACGGCCATGAAGGCGGAGGTGGCCAAGATGGGTCAGGAGATCAACTGTGTGGGCAAGGACATCAGCGGCTCCAATGCCACGGTGGCCTTTGCCCACCAGCAGGCCAAACGGGCGGCCGATGAGGAACTGCGGCAATCCCAACGCAGCAACGATGAGCTCCAGAACCAGTTGGCCACCCTGAAAGTGCAATACGAGAGTGCCCGCCACGAGATCATGGAGCGCGATCAGCGACTGCTGGAGCTGATGAATCAGCTGAAGAAGCTGGAGGATCGCTGTGCCCAGGCGGAGTCGCAGGCTGCTCTGGCCAGTCGCTATAGCGACGAGATCGAGCGACTCAATAATTCCATGCGCGAAATTGCGCAGGCCGTCGTTCAAGATGCCGAGATCGCGGATCGCGAGGCAGACGCCGAGGTCACCGGCGGGGTCATGCAGCACATGCACCTGACGCGTGACGCCGCCTCCGTGGCGGGTGGTGCCGGGGGAGGCGGTGGCGCGGGCAGCACCACTGGTGGCGGGAAATCCCCGCGCCGGAACTCAACACGCGCCTCCCAGGCCTTCGCCGAGGGCACCATCTCAGCCGTCCAGGCGGCACTCCACAAGTACCAGCTGGCCCTCCACGACATGCAGGTCAAGTTCCAGAATACCAGCGAAACCCTGCGCACCACCAAGGCCCAGTTGGAGACTAGCGAGGGAACCAAGCAGCTGCTCACCACCAAGATGCAGCAGCTCACCGAGAAGCTGGACAGCAGCAACTCCAAGCTGTCGGAGCTGCTGCAGGAGCGGGAGAGTCTGCAGCGCGGCCTGGACGATGTCCGCAGCCAGAAGCAGCAGTCCGAGATGGGCAGAGCCGATATCAATAGTGCG TTTGAGAATCTGAGCGGTGACTATGAGAAGCTCCAGCTGAACTGTGGAAAACTACAGAAGCGCATCGATTCCATGGAGGAGGACAAGAAGGCCGTCGAGCTGGAAATCCAACGCATTCTAAAGGACAAAAACATAACCGAGTTGAATTTGAg ATCCGAGGAAGACCGCAGCAGTCGGCTGCGGGAGGAGACCATCTCCCTTCGCGAGGAGCTCAACCGGGTGAGCCTGAACCGCGATCTTCTGGAGCAGCAGCGCATCGAGTCGGATAACCTGATCAATCTTCTGGAAAAACAAAAGTCCGATTTGGAGTACGACCTGGACAAGCTGCTGCTGGAGAAGTGTGATCTGCAGGAGAAGCACGAGAAGCTATCGAACAACAGTTGCTCCACCAGCGATGAGCTGAAGTCGGTTCAGAACTGCCTCCAGGAGACGCAGGAGGAGCGCAAGAAGCTCCGCATTCAGACCGCCGATCAGTCCAATGAAATTGGCGAGCTCAAGAAGGAACTGGCGGTGCTGGACAAGGCGCGACTCGAACTGGAGACGGACAACCTGTCCGCCGGCGAGAAGCTCAAGTGCCTGCAGCTGGAGAAGGAGAAGATCCTGCAGGACTTGGCCTGTGTCACCAGGGATCGCGGTGATATCCACAACCAGCTGACGGCCATGTGTCGAAAGAAGGAGGCCTTGAATGAGGAGCTGATGCGGACTCGCCAGCGCTTGGAACAGACCACCGAGACCAATAGTCGCCTCAACAGAAATCTGGAGGAGATGGTGAAGGATGTGGAGGAGAAGCAGGTGGTCATCGATTTGCATGAGAAGGACACGCATCGCTTGAACGAACTTCTGGCTGCTCTGCGCTCGGAAAAGGAGTCCCTGGAATCGGTGCTCTTCGACACGAATACCTCACTGGAGGCCACCGAGGAGCGCCGCAGCCAGTTGGAACGGGATCTGCAGGAGGCTTTGGTGCGCGAGGAGTCCCTAAAGAACCATGTGGCACGTCTGCAGAAGGATCTGGAGCAGTGCCAGCGCAAGGCCCAGGAGACCAAGACGCAGTTGCTCAATGCTGCCCGAGCTGCCGAGAGTGATTTCAACCAGAAGATAGCCAATCTTCAAGCTTGTGCCGAGGATGCGGCCAAACGACATGGTGAGGAAATCCTCCAGTTAAGGAATGCCCTGGAAAAGCGAATGCAGCAGGCTCTGCAAGCCCTGCAAACGGCGAAGGATGATGAGATCGAAAAGTTGCAGGAGCGATTGGCCACCCTGCAGGCCCATCTGGAGAGTCTTGTCCAGCAGCACGAGGAGGCACTGAtccgagcggagagcgagaagCAGCAGGCCCTGTTGATTGCCCACCGGGACAAGCAGGCGGTGGCCGAGCGGTTGGAGGCCGTGTCCCGGGATCTCAAGACAGAACAGGAGTCCCTCGATCGCAGCAGACGCGAGGCCAATGCTCGGGATGAAAAGCAACGGGCGGCGATCGCCCAGCTCAAGGACGAGATGGTGCACATGCGCaccaaggaggaggagcacaA GATTAAGCTGGAGGAGTGCATCCGCAAGCAGGAGTTGCAGTTGAATAGTATTCGTGAGGAGCGCGATACCCTGTGTCGTGTGAGCGAGGAGCTGAAGATGGAGATTCGTCTAAAGGAGGACAAAATGGAGAGTACCAACAATGAGCTGCAGGATGCACTGCGAAAGACCAAAGAGG GCGAAGGATTCATTGACAGTCTGCGCAAGGAGCTCACCGACTGTCGCCGACAACTGGCGGACAGCAACATCGAGCGGGACAAGTATTCCGGCAGCAACAAGGAGCTGCGCGACCATGTGAAGCGCGTGGAGAGCGCCAAGCGGGAACAGGCACGTGCCATCGAGGAGGCTCTTCAGAAGATTAGCAATCTGGAGGACACAAAGAACTCGCTGGAGAACGAACGCACCAGATTAAGTACCATCCTGAAGGAGACGGAAAATCACTTTACGAAAACCACCCAGGATCTGAATGCCACCAAGGCGCAGCTGCAGAAGGCCCAAGTGGAGTTTGCCCAGAAGGACGAGGGTGGCAAGGAGCTGCAGTGCAAGCTGGTGGCCGAAGTGGAGCTTAAGGAGCGGGCCCAGCAGGAGCTTTGCCAGATTAAGAAGCAGTTGTCCGACTTGGAGGCCAATCTGTGCGCCACTCGCCAGGAATTGGGCAGGGCTCGGTGTCAGAACAACCAGGAGGAGCACCGCTTCCATGCCAGGGAGCAGGAGTTGGCCCAGCGCCTGGAGGAGGGTCGTGGCAGAGAGAAGCGACTGGAGGATCAGAAGCACAACTTGGAGGTCTGCCTGGCTGATGCCACCCAGCAAATCCAGGAGTTGAAGGCTCGCTTGGGAGGGGCTGAAGGTCGTATTCGAGCCCTGGATGAGCAGTTATCCTGCGTGGAGCTGCACAAGCGGGACACCGAGCAGAAGCTCTCCTCCGTCGTCCATACGCTGCGCAGGATTGCCGGCATCCAAGTGGATGGCAGTGTGAATCTCTCTCATCGCTTGCTCAGTCCCTCGAGGAGATTCAGTCCATCACGCAGTTGCGGCGATTACGACAACAGGAGCACTTCACAGTGCCCTGATGGACCCATCGATGTGGATCCGGATCTGGTGCGGAAGGGTGTCCGCAATCTGATGCACCAAGTGGCCCAGTTGGAGCGCGAGAAGGATGACTACAAATCCCAGCTGGGAGCAGCCAAGAAGCAGCTCCAAGATGCCGCCGAGCAGCAACTGAAATGCGATGCCAAGCTGGGTAAGCTGCAGGCCATGCTGAGGAATCTTCAGGAGGAGAAGAGCAACCTGGAGACGGATCGCAAGATGAAGATCTCCGCCATCCAGGCACTGGAGAAGAAGCTCAAGCACCGCAACGATGAGTGCCAGATGTTGAGGGAACGGTTGGCACAAACGGAGATGCAACTGGCCGCCACATCTGAGGAGAATGGCCAGAACGAGGAGCGCCTGGAGAAGAGCAGACAGCAGTGCGCCAAGCTGGACAACGAGAAGCGTCAGCTGCAGGAGGAACTGGCCAAGGTGGAGGGCAGGGCCAGCAAACTGGATCTCCAGCGGGTGGCCATGGAGGGCGATCTCACCCGGTTGCAGATGGCCCTGCAGGAGAAGGACTGCAGCATCCGTCAGATGGCCGAACGCCTGGAGAACCAAAATCGTGCTATGACGCAACTGGAGGATCGTTGCACAGCCCTCAAGTCCACCGTGGATCAGCTGAAGGAACGCCTCCAAAAGTCCGCTGTAACCGAAACCCAGCTGAGGGGCGAGCTAAAGACGCTTCAGAAAGAGCTCTCCGAGCAGGGCCACTGCTCGCAGGCCAACGAGGACAAGCTGAAGCTGGTCCAGAAGTCCCTGCAGACCGCCGAGAACGAGAAGCGCATTCTCACCGAGCGCTTGGACAGCGCACAGACCAATCTCAACGAGCTGCGTCGCAGCCAGCAGGCCCAACTGGATGGGAATCAGCGCCTGCAGGAGCAAGTCACCGATCTGGAGGTTCAGCGCTCGGCTCTGGAGTCCCAGCTCCGCATTGCCAAGTGGAACCAAGAAAGCGGCGGCGACAAGGGGTTGACCAATGGCAATGGAGGTGGCAATGGCGAGGAGGAGCTTAGCAGGCAGCTAAAGTCTTCCCAGCGGGAGAAGTCGGAACTGCGCAGTAAACTGCAGACCCTACAG GACAAAGTCAAGCAGTTGGAGTGCGACCGGAAGAGCAAGTTCTCCGGCGGAAACGCCTACGATCGGGCAGAAAAGTCCAACTCCTATTACGGTGGGGCTAATGATTCCGGGGAGTTTGATTCCAATCGCTACGATGAGGGCAGAGGAAATGCCGGAACTGGAGGAGGAGGCTCCTTCAACTGTGGATTGGATCATAGTGTGATCGAGCAGGAGACCCGCGATCTGCGTCTCAAGGTGCGTCGCCTGGAGACGCTACTGGCGGAGAAGGAGTCAGAGTTGGCGCGATGCAAGGCGCGGATGAACGATAGCGCCAAGTGCGCTGATGGCTTGGACGGGGATCGCTATCGCAGTGCCCAGATGCACGCCGAGAAGCTGCTCGACGCCAGGGAACAGTCGCACAGGCAGCAAGTTCTGCGCCTGGAGAACCAG ATATCCATGCTTCGCGAGCAGTTGGCTCAGGAAGCCAAACGACGACAGCAGTATATTCTACGCAGCTCCAAGGCGAATCGGGAAATGCAGCACTTGAGAAGCACCCTTGGAGATTCTCTACGCAACGTGTCCCAGCACCCGGTGGATGCTCACCTCCTGGAAAGCGAGAGCAGACG CCTCGATTCGGCCGTTTCAATGAGCCTGCCTCCTTCGTCCTGCCGGGACTACGATCGCGACTAG